Within the Telopea speciosissima isolate NSW1024214 ecotype Mountain lineage chromosome 4, Tspe_v1, whole genome shotgun sequence genome, the region tggccaagcaaaactcatagaaacaatatttcggtgaatcttggaaaTACCGGTCCGGCCAAAATGGCCTTACGAGacgagatttaatactatgaGTGTGATAGCAAAAAAATAATGCCGTGACCCTTCTATCATTCATATGCCAAGGACAATTTCTAAGGAGATTTGCAATCCATTTTGTCGAGTTGTCATATCATGAAATATAAATTCTACCAAGAGAGTCAATCAACCCACCAAACAGAAAATTCAACCGCAATGCCTAGGAAAAgtttgtggttttatttttgtCCCTTTCAACTGTTTTTAGATAGCATAATAAATTATTaatgaggaagagaaaaggacacaATCAGCATGAGCAGcaatttctttttggtaaaagaaaatTGCATTTGTGTCAGATATACAACAAATAACAGTAATAATGCCAAAAGAGTGACTAAAATAAGAGTTACAAAACATCACCATCACATTCTGTACTGAAAACAGAATGATCCTCCGAATTCATTGAAAAGACAAGGAAAAAAAGCTCCTATTCTTTTGTGAAGAGTTGAAGTCAAGTCTAATTGTCCAAGAAACAAGGCCAGATGTCATCTCATCAACCATAAACATCCAAGTTACTTTTGGTAGATTTTCAATTATTAAGTTGCAAAAAACTATTGCCTGATCAATTTCAAGAATTTGAAGGTGAATTCGTTCTATTACCACTTGCAGAGGATTCTGAAGACATCTTGGCAGAGAGACCTTCATAgttgcatttttcttttctctctgttGATTAATCTTCACTATTATCTTTGCCATGGTTTAGATTTGTGTTTTAAACCTACTGTTACCCTTGTTTGAACTCTAAAATTCCAcctttctttgagaaagaaaatattttgagTGGTGAAAATCTCTTTCCAAGTATGCTCCCAGAATCAACACTTCAACTGCTAGGGTAAACCATGCTTCACTTGCAGCACCAAGTGTCGCTATCCGTTGTACAAGAATGACCAAGATGACTCTGAAAACCCTAACCTCTTTCAGTTCTTAGTTGCTAAAACAGAAATGCAAGAACACCAAGGACCAAGGGTGATCATAGAAAATGGTATTTATGATAGATCTGCTACTTTCATTGTGAAGACTCAGTTTGTTGATTTTTTAGTTTACTGTCTCCAAAGCCACCTCCTTCCCTGCTATCATGGTTTGGGAAAGGAATCCAATCATTcaaattttattattctttGGGTGGCAAACTCACAAAAGAAAAATTTCCAGGGACCATATTATCCTTTCTTCCTGCCTCCTTTGCCCTGGGGATGCTGAAACAGTAGTCTACTTTCTCATGTTCTGCCAGTAAGCTCCAGATGTGAGGTTTTACTGAACCTTACAATCATAACTAGGTGTTGACTAGGCCATGCCAGAGGGAGTTTTGGAGCTGGTTTGGTAGTGGTACACTCAGACATAGGGTCCTAAAGCTTGCAATTTGAAGGGCTGACTGTAACGCCCCAAGAAAAACAGCATAGTACCAGCCCGCTTGGGAGATCGGTGAGATGTCCCCACTAAGAGACGGCTTAGTACCAGGGGGTTTGGGAGATCGGTGAGGGGGTGTAAAgttaatcccacatcggttgGAGAGGAGATCTTGAGCTATTAATAAAGGGTGGcctcctctacttggtatgaTGCTATGATGCGTTTTAAAGCCATGAGGCCCATTGGGCCAAAGCGGACAATATCATGTCAAGTATGGGGCTGGGTCGTTATAGTGGTATTAGAGCAAACTCCTGACACCGGTGGTGGGGCCACAGCGGGGAAGTTGTGCCCGTAAGGGGGGAGAATGTAATTCCCCAAGAAAACGGCATAGTATCGGGCCGCCTGGAAGATCAGTGAGGTGTCCCCACCAAGAGACGGCTTAGTACCAGGGGGTTTAGGAGATTGGTCAAGGggtgcaaacttagtcccacatcggctagggAGGGAGTTCCTGAGCTATTAATAAAAGGTAGTctcctctacttggtatgacACGTTTTAAAGCCGTGAGGCCCATTGGGCCAAAAcggacaatatcatgccaagaGAGGGGCTGGGTCGTTATACTAACATTGTGAATATAGCTCAAAAGAAGTAGCAGCACTTTCAAGAATCATTTACAATCACCATACATGATGGAGATTTTAAATGATTATTGAAAGTGCCGATACTTTCAATAATTAGAGACTGTACCAGATTCAATTAACatggttctctttctcattGAAACTTGTAATGACTTGTGGCCCTGTAAAGTATAGCAggcctattttttttttccctttactATATTAGGGATCATTTTTGCCATTCACAAAGTTTCCTTACATATCACTGGAAAGGGAAATAGAAATAGCAGAGTCGTTCAAGTTAAAATCATTGTAACAAGATCAGAAAATAGAACCAGCAATGGGGAGGCTGCCAGcaatagttgtcatggcgtcgccatggcgtcatatcgctggagaagtgggcatatcgaccaccgatatggatgatgtaagaatatcgaccgttatggcctccatgtcgtcgccataccacgacatatggccatatcgggcgacatggttgtttcaaattataaaatttaattttttaacaatcattttttttaaccattttttattttaatgctttttccttaacataaaaaaattaaagaaacatcaaacagaaaacactaatacactattgactaatacacaatcacatcttcacatcagcaattttttttttatttatttagatgggttgtttattagctttattcactcaatataaattacgttcttgtacttgttttttttttttttttttggttacttttttagtcactttcatatgaatcatatctcaactctcatgatttttcaactttattatcagcaagactattgctatcaattatttgataatccatgatttcatatacactaatggatattacactttcatgaattaaaccatagtagattagtagtacactttcatgttaattttttatgttatagggtatatattatagcatactaaatgacattaaaaatacagaaaataaaaaataaaacatggtcgatatgatcgccatggcgtTAGCGACATGTCGATGTatcaacatgacacccctccaccgacttggatcgccgtgacgacgtgacaactatgctgccAGAGAGACTAACAACCGATGACAGTCTCTCCCTTTCCAATCTTATTTATAGCCAGCAAACATAGTACAAGAGGCTTTCCTACTCAGACTaggaaagaacaaaagaaagaaattagagACAAAACAAACTCCTAGTAAACTATCACAAGTCCTTGTACCAATAGGAAAGCTAACTAAagtaagaagaaaataaagaaaggcaTATTATCCATGGTTAAACaatcatgatttggagttacaAACATCATGTCTCCAAAAATGTAATAATTAGGGAACATAAAGGCATTCATCTATGTCAATGTGTGAGAACAAAATGCTAACAGCTCCATAAAAACAAGAGGTATCTTTTATAATTGTAATCCGACAGCAAGTCTAGTAATTATGAGAATTAAATGGTTTGGGGTAGCAAGAACAAATTTTGATGTTATGAATATGATGAACAATTAACCACGTTTCCAACAGGGCAATAATGAACAATGATATGAACTAGCgtggggaaaaaaagaagaagatacaaCATCATCCAAATTAAAAGATGATTTTGGCCGAGGGAGGGGAGTTATTGAGTTCATAATAATGCCATATCGCCAGGAGAAACCTGCCCCCACttccccccacaaaaaaaaggaTCATGCACTTATTTTTCAAGCTTAGAAGATACAGCAAGAGAAACTACTGACAAAGTGTGCCAGatgaaataaaaagaagcaGCTTACATTCTTCTAGGAGCTGAAATTGTCCTCTCAGATGTCATGAACCATTTGCACCAATTTGATGAATGAGATTCTGAATATTTGAATAGCATGTTTCCAATGTGACAATGTAACCTAGGAAATGGAGGCATCCAATGGAACTCCAAACCCATGTTTGCACATTGTCCCCCGCAATCGCTCTAACTTATGTCTTTGGCCATACTTTAAGTAGGCCTTACACATGATAACAAATGTCTTCTTTGAGGGATCAATGTTGAAATTCCCCATCTCATCAAGCACATTTTCCATCTCCTCCAGCCGATTCTGTGACCCATACATGACCATCTTACAATGGTACAAGGACCGACAAATTCTCCAGCCAGCAGACTCTGCCTGCTTCACAAACTTTGCAAGCTGGTCCACTGCATTGCACCGGAAATAACTTGCTATGATAGAACGCATCACATGTATAGTTGTGACTGAAGTTTTATGTTCAAATGCTTCGTTTATGGAATTCTCCATCCCTTCCATCAAGTCCTCTTGTGCATAAACCCTAATTAACAGCACATTCAACCAAGGCCTATACTCGTCCTCTGGAATTAGCTTCAGTAGTGCCTCAATCTTTCTAATTCTATCAGTATCTGAGCTCTTACAATATGCACATATCATGGCTCTAACCAAAGGAATTTCCCTTGTATTCACATGATCCTTCACCAACTCATAAGCCttttccatcttctccaaattgCCTGAATGTGCATACCCACGAAGCATTAGCAAGTGTGTGTCAATATTGGGTTTGACAGGGCCTGCTTTCATAATCCTGAAAGTCTTCTCCATTTCGTCCCACATCCATGCTGTGACATACCCAGCAATCAGATTATTATATGTACACAAATTAGGGAAAAGATTCAACTCTTGTGTCTCCCGGAAAGTCGCCTCCATGTGATCTACCAGCATCAGACGACCAAAAATTGAAATGAGAATGTTGTATGTCACAATTGTAGGGCAACAATTTGGTTCTCTTTTTAAATCTCGAAAAAGGGATTGAGATTTCTCAGCCAAACCATTATACATATAGGCAGCCATCAGTgcattataaatagaagaagaCTTCATTCCCTTATTAACAGCGTCAATAAACAACTCAACAGCGAGATCAACATTCTTAACTCTGCCTGCAATTGTAATTCCTTTGGCATATTCCTCTGTTACCATTGGTACACCCCCATTATCTCCTTGTTTCCTTCTCCAATTAAATACCTGAAAATATGTAGTTTCCAAAGATTTGACAAACAATAAATATAACATCCAaagaaataaattaataaaccAACTAAAATTccttcccaaatcccaacaaTCTCTGTATTTCTCCTGCTTGTgttaattgaaataaaatccactgtaccgaaagtcaaacttttTGTTGTAGGTATTGTTATTTGAAACGTGAGATTATTGATGGGCATTCGCGAACATGCTTATTATGTACAATAGAACGTTTTCAAtgacttcaaataaaaaagtTCTGGAATGAGAATAATGGTACCTCTAGGGCTAACTGAGGCCAGGTACTCAACCGCTCCAACAGCTCAAAAAAGGgagatcctctgcagtacctcCGAATCAAGTAAGGAAGGTTGGCTTCCAAGATTGAAGAGATCCTCTCCGAGTCACCGATATGTGAGGTCAATTCATTCGTCAACTCAGACACAATCTCGGTGATATTTTTTTCTCCGATGAGACgcaaagaagttttcttctcCGTAAGTAAACTGACAGACTTGGAGATGCCATCGGAGCAGCAATTAGGTTTCTGACCAGAGATTCCTCTGATGAAACTCCGGCTTGAGCTACTCGAGATATTTGAGAGTGGAGTgaacaaagacaaagacaaagacttGGCTTTTAAGGAACATAACTGCATAAGCATCTCCAACGCTGCGGCGTCGGAGACTTTCCGTGCTCGCTTCATCGTCTCCGAAGTGAAGTTAgcattttttaggttttagggttctaagatTCTACTTCGAGGAGCTGTTAGCAGAGGAGAAGCATGGCCATGGCCTGCACCACCCAAACAACGGCGAATCGGCCGAGAAAAACAAATGGATTATAAGATGGACTTGGATTCTGAAGCTTTGCCTGGTCCGATTGTCCGAACTCCGGAACTCCATGGGCCAAAGTGTCAAACCGGCGAATAACTCTGTGGACCTTGGCTTGTATGTATTCGGGTTGGGCTTTGTCACGGTGAGCTGAGGCCTTGAGTCACACATTAGTCCAAGTCTTGAGACGTTGGGCCTCTGGGGATTACTATTGACCGATTTACACTATTGCacacatggttttaggtatcggtatcagtatcaATATCGCTAGTCAAGGATCCCAATACCATGCTGATACTGTATCAATGAAATGGAACagaccaagggtaaaatagtaaaaaaaagaaTTCATTTTTTTACGAAAACCATGGGCAAACATTTTCGATCAATGTCGACCCATGCCAATCTATGTCGGTTTCATATCGGTTTTTAAAGGAGACCGATACTTGATTCAATACTATGCACTAAAACCTTGGGTATATCAGTTCAGTCATGTAAGACAGTCTTACCCTCAAAGATATCAATACCGTACCATAATTTGACAATTATACCTTCTGTCCATACTGTGTTCATACCGTTCATCAATCTAGTATTGACCCAAGTATTGGTATCGATGTCGGCCGATACCTAAACAACAGGTTATAGTGTCGACCG harbors:
- the LOC122658191 gene encoding pentatricopeptide repeat-containing protein At2g30780-like, translated to MKRARKVSDAAALEMLMQLCSLKAKSLSLSLFTPLSNISSSSSRSFIRGISGQKPNCCSDGISKSVSLLTEKKTSLRLIGEKNITEIVSELTNELTSHIGDSERISSILEANLPYLIRRYCRGSPFFELLERLSTWPQLALEVFNWRRKQGDNGGVPMVTEEYAKGITIAGRVKNVDLAVELFIDAVNKGMKSSSIYNALMAAYMYNGLAEKSQSLFRDLKREPNCCPTIVTYNILISIFGRLMLVDHMEATFRETQELNLFPNLCTYNNLIAGYVTAWMWDEMEKTFRIMKAGPVKPNIDTHLLMLRGYAHSGNLEKMEKAYELVKDHVNTREIPLVRAMICAYCKSSDTDRIRKIEALLKLIPEDEYRPWLNVLLIRVYAQEDLMEGMENSINEAFEHKTSVTTIHVMRSIIASYFRCNAVDQLAKFVKQAESAGWRICRSLYHCKMVMYGSQNRLEEMENVLDEMGNFNIDPSKKTFVIMCKAYLKYGQRHKLERLRGTMCKHGFGVPLDASIS